In Archangium violaceum, the following are encoded in one genomic region:
- a CDS encoding sensor histidine kinase, translating into MREEHPLAGFKHRARSSWSGVLRRFENMPIRLKLLLGLSLVGLLPVIALSSTEIARHGGLKSTEMSLPSLLLSIELVLALLCAGGLARLLIRPLSDLQQYAESLLAGKQARIDLERGDEIGRLARSFARLLAERQRAEDSLRESEERFRIIFEQAGVGIAQVSREGRFVLVNPKLCDILGYTAEELRELTWAGITYPEDLPASLAQRQLLEEPGTPSRRWEKRYIRKDGAVVWANLSSVAMHNPAGRIECFISVLQDITEHKRAEEERNRLYREAQEAIRARDVFLSVASHELKTPLTSLQLSLQQGLRGLRHQELVSTRYGRELTHLGLAEQQARRLGALINELLDVSQLATRGPELNLERVDLAELAREVVRREEARAARLGSKLVLETRGPVEGWWDTSRLEQVLLNLLSNAIKFGEGKPIEVKVDADAELAMLDVRDQGIGISPEAQSRIFERFERAVPERHYGGLGLGLWIARQIVHAHGGSLWVESTEGQGTTFHLRLPKAGLSV; encoded by the coding sequence ATGAGAGAGGAGCACCCACTCGCGGGCTTCAAGCATCGCGCTCGCTCCTCCTGGTCGGGTGTGTTGCGGCGGTTCGAGAACATGCCCATCCGGCTCAAGCTGCTCCTCGGGCTGTCCCTCGTCGGGCTGCTCCCGGTGATTGCCCTGTCCTCGACGGAGATCGCCCGGCACGGCGGTCTGAAGTCCACGGAAATGAGCCTTCCGTCCCTGCTCTTGAGCATCGAGCTCGTCCTCGCGTTGCTGTGCGCCGGAGGGCTCGCCAGGTTGCTCATCCGGCCCTTGAGCGACCTTCAGCAATATGCCGAGTCCCTCCTGGCTGGGAAGCAGGCTCGCATCGACCTGGAGCGCGGGGATGAGATCGGCCGGCTGGCGCGCTCCTTCGCCCGACTGCTCGCGGAACGACAACGCGCGGAGGACTCGCTGCGGGAGAGTGAAGAGCGGTTCCGGATCATCTTCGAGCAGGCCGGCGTCGGCATCGCCCAGGTGTCGCGAGAAGGGCGGTTCGTGCTGGTCAACCCGAAGCTGTGCGACATCCTTGGCTACACCGCCGAAGAGCTCCGGGAGCTGACCTGGGCTGGCATCACCTACCCCGAGGATCTGCCTGCCAGTCTGGCCCAGCGGCAACTGCTGGAGGAGCCCGGAACGCCCTCCAGGAGGTGGGAGAAGCGCTACATCCGCAAGGATGGAGCCGTGGTCTGGGCCAACCTCTCCTCGGTCGCGATGCACAATCCGGCCGGCCGGATCGAGTGTTTCATTTCCGTGCTCCAGGACATCACCGAGCACAAGCGGGCCGAGGAGGAACGGAACCGACTCTACCGGGAGGCCCAGGAGGCGATCCGGGCCCGTGATGTCTTCCTCTCAGTGGCCTCCCATGAGCTGAAGACCCCGCTGACCTCGCTCCAGCTTTCCCTCCAACAGGGCCTGCGCGGCTTGCGTCACCAGGAGCTCGTCAGCACCCGGTATGGCCGGGAGCTCACCCATCTGGGCCTCGCGGAGCAGCAGGCCAGGAGGTTGGGAGCGCTCATCAACGAGCTCCTGGACGTCTCCCAGCTCGCCACCCGCGGGCCCGAGCTGAACCTGGAGCGGGTCGACCTGGCGGAGCTCGCGCGGGAGGTGGTGAGGCGGGAGGAGGCCAGGGCGGCCCGGTTGGGATCGAAGCTCGTTCTGGAAACGCGAGGGCCGGTGGAGGGGTGGTGGGACACGTCGCGATTGGAGCAGGTCCTCCTCAACCTCCTATCCAACGCCATCAAGTTCGGCGAGGGCAAACCCATCGAGGTGAAGGTGGATGCCGACGCGGAGCTGGCGATGCTGGACGTGAGAGATCAGGGCATCGGCATCTCCCCTGAGGCCCAGTCCCGGATCTTCGAGCGGTTCGAGCGGGCCGTGCCGGAGAGACACTACGGGGGTCTCGGGCTGGGGCTGTGGATTGCGCGGCAGATCGTCCATGCCCATGGAGGATCTCTCTGGGTGGAGAGCACCGAGGGGCAGGGCACGACCTTCCACCTGCGGCTTCCCAAAGCCGGTTTGTCGGTATGA